In Anser cygnoides isolate HZ-2024a breed goose chromosome 23, Taihu_goose_T2T_genome, whole genome shotgun sequence, the following are encoded in one genomic region:
- the NECAP2 gene encoding adaptin ear-binding coat-associated protein 2: MAAAADGYEAVLCVKPAVHVYRLPPRASNRGYRAAEWQLERPAWSGRLRVTARGTTAFIRLEDKASGELFAQAPVEQFPGIAVESVTDSSRYFVIRIEDGNGRRAFIGVGFVDRGDAFDFNVALQDHFKWVKQQSELAKQAENPDQGPKLDLGFKEGQTIKLNIASMKKKEGATGNTRPRPAGPGGLSLLPPPPGGKSSSPAFPSGEQPSSSLSAPVRLPGTPITDSLLSWPQPAAAPAAPATDVWGDFAKASGSAPNQTQANAGWVQF, from the exons atggcggcggcggcggacgGCTACGAGGCGGTGCTGTGCGTGAAGCCGGCCGTGCACGTCTACCGCCTGCCCCCGCGGGCCTCCAACCGCGGCTACAG GGCCGCCGAGTGGCAGCTGGAGCGGCCGGCGTGGAGCGGCAGGCTGCGCGTCACCGCCCGGGGCACCACCGCCTTCATCCGCCTGGAGGACAAGGCCTCGG GAGAGCTTTTCGCCCAGGCGCCCGTGGAGCAGTTCCCCGGCATCGCCGTGGAGAGCGTGACGGACTCCAGCAGATATTTCGTCATCCGCATCGAGGACGGGAACG GCCGCCGTGCTTTTATTGGAGTTGGATTTGTCGACCGAGGGGATGCTTTTGACTTCAACGTAGCTCTGCAGGACCATTTTAA GTGGGTGAAGCAGCAGAGCGAGCTGGCCAAGCAGGCCGAGAACCCTGACCAGGGACCCAAACTGGACCTGGGCTTCAAGGAGGGGCAGACCATCAAACTGAACATTGCG AgtatgaagaaaaaggaaggagcaaCAGGGAACACCAGGCCACGTCCCGCAGGTCCTGGGGGCCTGAGCTTGCTCCCGCCACCTCCTGGAGGAAAATCTTCCTCTCCagcttttccttctggagagcagCCGTCGTCCTCGCTCTCTGCGCCTGTCCGGCTTCCAGGCACGCCCATCACAG ACTCCCTCCTGTCCTGGCCGCAGCCCGCTGCTGCTCCCGCTGCCCCTGCCACCGACGTCTGGGGCGACTTCGCCAAAGCTTCGGG gTCAGCGCCCAACCAGACACAGGCGAACGCCGGCTGGGTGCAGTTCTGA